The sequence below is a genomic window from Desulfobulbus oligotrophicus.
CAGAGTACTGACGCTGGTGCGGGAAATACCATCCATAACCAGGACCAAACATATCGGGGTCCAGATGCCATTCCATCTGCGGATACCAACCAGAAACCTCACAATGGATGCCAACCCCCATCGCATCCACCGGCAGGCCGATGAACCGGCGCACCAGACTGTTGGTGCCATCAGCACCGACCAACTGCTCAAACTGCAGCCGGTGCCGTTGGCCATTGAGGTGTTCAAGACCGGCGTGATGCTCCTCAAGACTCAAGAGACGGGTACCGGTCAACAGGGTGACCCCTGCACGCTGAGCCTGATCTGCCATCCACTGTCCCAACCGGTGCCGATTCACAGTGGCAACCATCGGGCCCTTAACGGTTATCACCGCAGACTGCCGGAGAGTGGATACGTGCTGTTGGGAAAAAGTCCGTTCGATTAACTCGACAGGAATATGAGGCAGAAGCCCATTGCAGGTAATACCGCCGGCACAGACTTTAGGTCCAATGACCGATTTCCGCTCAACAAGGACCACCCTGACCCCATGCTGAGCAAGCAGCGTTGCACAGGCCAGACCACCCGGTCCTCCGCCGACGATTAATACCTCTGTTGTATCCATGTTCTTTATATGCACACCATGCTGACCCATTTTGTGACTACACACAGGTACAGCCAATAATCACCGAAAAAGGTGTGTCCGCCGCCTAACTGTTGCCTTTGCCGACTGTTTACGATAGGTTAACTGCTGTTACTCGGACAGGTCTCTACGTTGTCCTCATCTCGTTTCTTAACACTGTACTGTGCAGAGACTTCTTTACGAACACCTGTCTGATCATTATCGTTTGCCTGGCGCTACCATACCATACAAAAAGCAGGACGAAACCTCTGAACCACAGAAGAATCTGAAGCATCTCTGCTCTTGAACAGCCACTCTGCGGTGAGCAGTAGGATCTTTACTGCTCAGCAGGCTGCAAAGCTGCATGCCGGTCACTGGTCAGTCTTGCTCTGGCTGCTGTCCATTCCATTTGGAGAACAACTCTCTTCTTTTACCCGAGGTGTCTTCGTGATCGCACAAAAAAAAGAAACATTTCTCAAAGATTATCAACCACCGGCTTATCTGGTCGATCGTGTTGATCTCCGGATTGAACTTGATGCTCAGAGCACCCTGGTTCAATCCAGACTGCTATGTCGCCCCAATCAACAGACAAAAAAACCGCTGGTTCTTAACGGTAAACGTCTTGAAGTAGTGCAGGTTGCACTCAATGGGAGTGTTTTAACCAGAAACCGGTTCACGTTCACAGACGGACTGCTGACCATTGCCCATGTACCAGCAGAGCCCTTTGAAGTGGCGGTCACAACCCGCATCAACCCTGCTGAAAACACCGCCCTTGAGGGTCTGTACCTTTCTTCAGGGAACTACTGCACCCAATGTGAACCCGAGGGGTTCCGAACCATCACCTGTTTTCCCGACCGACCCGATGTGATGAGCGTTTTCACCACCACAGTGATCGGTGATAAGACAAGCTGTCCGGTTCTGCTGGCAAACGGCAATTTAATGGCCAGCGGTGATCTTGACGATGGTCGTCACTATGCAACCTGGCACGATCCATTTCCCAAACCATCCTATCTGTTTGCCCTGGTTGCAGGCGATCTGGTGCGCATCAGCGACACCTTTACCACTCGATCAGGCCGTACTGTAGCCCTTCATATCTATGTTGAGGCAAGAAACAGGGACAAGTGCGGTCATGCCATGCGCTCACTCAAAAAAGCTATGCGCTGGGATGAAGAACACTTTGGCCGTGAATACGACCTGGACCTCTATATGATTGTTGCTGTTGACGATTTTAATATGGGTGCCATGGAAAATAAAGGCCTCAACGTTTTCAACTCCAAGTACGTCCTTGCCCTGCCGGAGACTGCAACTGACGCCGATTATGAAGGCATTGAGGCAGTTATTGCCCACGAATATTTTCATAACTGGACCGGTAACCGCATCACCTGCCGGGATTGGTTTCAACTGAGCCTGAAGGAAGGATTAACCGTTTTCCGCGACCAGGAATTTACCGCTGATATGAGTTCACGACCGGTGAAACGTATTGAGGATGTCAACATCATCCGTTCGCTCCAATTTCGTGAAGACAGTGGCCCCATGGCCCACCCTGTACGTCCTCCTTCGTTTGTTGAAATCAACAACTTCTATACATTGACCGTCTACAACAAGGGGGCAGAGGTTATCCGTATGCTCTTCACCCTGCTCGGGGCTGAAACGTTCCGCCAGGGCATGGATATCTATTTTGACCGCCATGACGGCCAGGCGGTGACCTGCGACGATTTCGTCGCTGCCATGGAGACAGCCTGGGGAAAAGACCTGTCCCAGTTCAAACGCTGGTACAGTCAGGCCGGCACCCCGGAATTAACGGTCACCGGCCACTACAGTGCAGCTGACCAACAGTTTATCCTCGAAATAGAACAGTCTTGCCCTCCCACCCGTGAATCGGTTGTTAAAGAACCTTTTTTCATGCCGATAGCCATCGGTCTTCTTGACGAGAACGGTAACGCTCTCCCCGTCAATACAGATGCAGGCACAGGTACAGACACTGACACAAAAATGCTCATCCTCTCTGAACAGCGGCAGCAGTATTTTTTCCCGAATATCACGTCCAAACCAACGGTCTCGTTCCTCCGTAATTTTTCAGCACCGGTTAAAGTACACCATGCACAGTCCGAGGAAGAACTCCATCGTCTAATGACCCATGATACTGACCCGTTCAATCGATGGGAGGCAGGACAAACACTGAGTTTACGGCACATCCTTGAACAGATAGCGAACTTTCAGCACCAGCAGCCGATAAGTATCCGTCATCGGCTTGTGCGCGGTCTCCGTGACTTTTTACTGGACACGGATCTTGATCCTGCATTTACAGCTATGGCAGTAACCCTGCCCACAGAAAACTGGATCGGTCAGCAGATGACGATCATTGACCCTGTTGCCATCTTTTCCGTGCGACAACAGTTTCGTGCGCAAATCGGTCTGCAACTTCGTGATGAACTACTCCAGCGCTACCATGATCTGACTGGTGACATTCCCTATCAGTACAATGCCGTTGAAGCGGCAAGGCGCACACTGCGCAACACCTGCCTGGCCTATTTACTCGCCCCGGAAATCGGTGGCCGACTCACTCCGGAACTTCTACAACTGGGCACAGAACAGTATCAGCGCAGTGACAACATGACTGATTCCATTGCAGCCCTTGGTTGTGTCGTCAATGCAGATGCAGCCGCCGGTGCAGCCCTTCTGGCAGACTTCTACACAAAATGGCAGCACGATCCACTGGTTGTCGACAAATGGCTTGCCCTGCAGGCAGGTTGCAGCCTTCCCGGCACTTTGGAACATGTGAAAAACCTGACCGGCCATGCAAGTTTTTCCATTAAAAATCCAAATAAAGTACGGGCCTTAATCGCCACTTTCTGTGCAACTAACCACAACCAATTCCATGCTGCCGATGGGCATGGATACTGCTTCCTCGGTGATCAGGTTATCCGGCTCGATCCGTTGAATCCACAGATTGCAGCCCGGATGCTGACACCACTGACACAATGGCGGCGCTATGATCCGACCAGGCAACAGATGATGTGCGAACAGTTGGAACGAATTCGTCGACAACCACTCGTCTCTGATGATGTTCAGGAAGTGGTGGATCGCTCACTGCAGAAATAGTGTCTGCCTACAGGCACGATGGCCTTGAACACCCAGGCACTGCTGCAGACCACGCACGCGGATGAAGACAATTTTACTCGCTTTCCACTTGACACGTTTTTTTTTAGCTGGTATTTGACTTGCGATTTTACATGAGATATTTTATGATGGTTTGTTTCAAAAGATAAAATCCATAGGCGCGTAGCTCAGTGGGAGAGCGCTACCTTGACGTGGTAGATGTCGTCGGTTCGACCCCGTCCGCGCCTACCAATTTCCCTAAAGGCTAGGATGCAGAAGCTATCTTCTGCTCATTAGCCTTTCTTTTTACAGGCATGATGGCAACGATAGAGGTTTCTTTACAAGGCGGCAAAACCAAATCATTTCCCAGCGGAACGACTGTTGCGGCAATGTTGACTGATTTAGCGTCCGGCAAACAGCGTAAGCAGACTGTTGCCGTGAAAGCCAATGGTACACTGCTGGACCTCTCCACACCTGTGCATTCAGACCTGACCCTGGAGCCCATTTCAATTCATACGGCAGAAGGTCTGGATATTCTTCGTCATTCTACAGCCCACATCATGGCCCTGGCGGTTAAAGAACTCTTTGGCAATCAAGTCAAAGTGGCAATCGGCCCTGCTATTGAAGATGGCTTTTATTACGATTTTGATCGGGAAAAACCATTTTCGCCGGATGAGTTTGAGTTGATCGAAAACAAGATGACCGAACTGGCCGAAGCCCGTTTACCGTTTGTACGGCAGGAGATGCCAAAGGCTGGGGCCCTTGATTTCTTCAAACAGCTCGATGAGCCCTATAAAATAGAAATGCTCAACGAGATGGACGCGGAGACTGTCAGTCTCTATACGCATGGACAGTTTGTCGATCTCTGCAGAGGGCCGCACGTGCCGGACTCTTCCTGGATCAAAACTTTCAAGCTGTTGCGAGTGGCAGGTTCGTATTGGCGTGGTGATGAAAAACGCCAGATGCTGACCCGGATCTATGGAACAGCCTTCTCCGATAAAAAAGAGCTCCAGCAGTATCTGACCCGACTGGAAGAAGCCCGGAAACGAGATCACCGTCGTCTTGGTAAGCAGTTGGGTTTATTCACCATCCAGGATCAGATCGGTCCCGGACTGATCCTTTGGCAGCCTCGAGGAGCCCTGCTCCGCAAGCTCATTGAAGATTACTGGAAAGACGAACATTATCGCAACGGTTACCAGCTGCTCTACACGCCGCATATAGCTCGGCAGGATCTGTGGAAGACCTCCGGCCACCTCGACTTCTACAGTGAAAATATGTACGCTGCCATGGAGATCGACGAGGTGATGTATCAGCTCAAGCCGATGAACTGCCCTTTTCATATCGGCGTGTACAAGGCAGAGCCGCACAGCTATCGTGAATTTCCCATTCGCTGGTGCGAACTGGGCACAGTCTACCGTTATGAACGCACCGGTGCCTTACACGGCTTAATGCGGGTTCGCGGCTTTACACAAGATGATGCCCATATCTTTTGTCGTCCTGATCAACTTGAAGAAGAAATCTTCAACATCATTGATCTCAACCTGCACATACTCAAAACCTTCGGGTTTGAGGACTATGACATATATCTGTCGACCCGGCCGGAAAAATACGTCGGCTCAGAGGCACACTGGGACCTGTCAACACAGGCCCTGAAACAGGCTTTAGAAAAAAAAGACCTCAACTATGAGCTTGATCCGGGAGAAGGCGTATTTTACGGGCCCAAGATTGACATTAAAATCAAAGATCAGCTCGGTCGATCCTGGCAGTGTTCAACCATCCAGGTTGACTTCAATTTACCGGAACGCTTTCAGATGACCTATACAGGTCAGGATGGAAACGATCATCAGCCGATCATGATTCACCGTGCTTTAATGGGTTCTCTGGAGCGGTTCATTGGCGTCCTCATCGAACACTACGCCGGTGCCTTTCCCCTTTGGATGGCACCGGAACAGGCACGGATACTGAATATCACCGATGAGCAAAGTGCATACTGTGAACAGGTATTTGCACAACTGCGTTCCAGAGGCATTCGCATTGACAAGGACCTCCGCAACGAAAAACTGAACTATAAGATCCGCGAGGCTCAGTTGATGAAGGTCCCCTACATGCTCATTGTTGGTGAGCGTGAGAAAAATGAGGGGACGATAACAGTACGTCACCGATCCGGACAGAATCTGCCGGCAATGACTCCTGAAGATTTTATCGATCTCGTTGCAGAAGAGTGCAAGTTCAACAAGAACACCAACTAAATTCACTGGAGGAACGAACATCAAAAAACGAGGCAATAGAAAATTTTCTCCGCAGCAGGACCTCAAAATAAAGGTCAACCATGATATTGATTATCGTGAGGTTCGGCTCATTGATGCCGATGGGACTCAACGCGGTATAGTCCGTGCAGAGGAAGCTCTGGCAATAGCACAGGAACAGGGACTTGATCTGGTTGAAGTTTCTGACAAGGCTGATCCGCCGGTATGCCGGATTATGAATTACGATAAATTCCGGTACGAATTAAAGAAGAAGCAACAGGAAGCCAAGAAGAAACAAACTGTTATTGAGACCCGGGAAATCAAGTTCCGTCCCAAAACCGAAGAACACGATCTCTCCTTTAAAATACGGAAGATCAAAGAGTTCTTGGCCCAGAAAAATAAAGTTAAAATAACGATGCGGTTTCGTGGCCGTGAGATTATCTATGCCCAGACCATAGGCCTTGAGGCCCTGACAAAAATAGCCGACACGCTTCGAGAAGACGGTGTTATTCTGCAGGAGCCGAAGATGGAAGGTCGACAGTTGGTCATGTTCGTTGGTCCGAAATCTTAGCAGTGACTTACGCTTGTAATTATTATTATTTTTTTGTTAATTGAATGGTTCAGTTCACAATGTCGGGAGTACAACCATGCCAAAAATGAAAACCAACAGAGGTGCCGCTAAACGATTCAGAACGACCGGCGGTGGTCGTATTCGTCGCAGCAAGGCATATTCCTCGCACATACTTACTAAAAAATCCACCAAACGAAAACGAAACCTGCGAAAGACGACCCTGGTCGCTGAAGTCGATCAACGCGCTGTTCGCCGGATGTGTCCATACCTCTGAGATTTCCAGGTACTGTCGGAATCTCGGATTTTTTTACCTCAAGTATACTTAACGGAGATAACAATGCCTCGTGTAACCCGCGGCTTTAAAGCTCGCCGCAGAAGAAATAAAATACTGAAACTTGCTAAAGGTTTTCGTGGTGGGCGGCATCGATTGTTTCGAACAGCAACGGAAGCTGTCGATCGTGCACTGTGCTACGCCTACCGTGACCGTCGCGTCAAAAAACGTGAATTTCGTCAACTGTGGATCACTCGTATCAATGCTGCCGCCCAACAAAACGGGACCAGTTACAGCCGATTGATCGGGGCGATGACCAAAAATTCAATCGAATTAGACCGTAAAGTTTTGTCTAATCTTGCCATTGTCGACCCCAATGCTTTCACGGCTGTTGTCCGAACCGCTGGTCAACTCCATTAATTCGACCAGTTGATGCACATGGAACAAGAGCTGAACCGGCTTCGCCTGGAGGCGGAGCAAGCCCTGACACAGGTTACCGATCGCGAGCAGCTTGAAAATTTTCGTGTTACCTATCTCGGTCGTAAAGGTGGTGCGATAACCCTGCTCTTGCGGCAGCTTGGTGCAGTGGCACCGGAAGATCGACCGCGCCTCGGACAGCTGGCCAATGAGGTCAAGTTGCAGATCGAGGCTAAATTTCACGACAAAAAGCAAGAGCTGCACAGTGAACGTGTCGAGGATCTCACCGGCACAATCGATCATAGTCTGCCCGGTCGATATCTCCCTTTTGGTAAACTGCATCCCGTTACCCAGGTAATGGATGAAATCTGTTCGATTTTTGAAGGGCTTGGTTTTGCCGTGGCTGAAGGGCCGGATGTTGAAACCGATCACTATAATTTTGAGGCCCTCAACATCCCCAAACATCATCCGGCCCGAGACATGCACGATACTTTCTATGTCGCGGACTCCATCCTGCTGCGCACCCATACCTCCCCCATGCAGGCACGGATCATGGAACAACAGGACCCTCCTCTGCGGTATATTGCCCCGGGGAAGGTGTATCGTCGGGACTCCGATATCACCCACACACCGATGTTCCATCAGGTTGAGGGATTTCTCGTTGATCAAAACGTCTCCTTTGCAGATCTGAAGGGAGTGTTGACCAGTTTTACCCATAAGATGTTTGAACAGGAACTGGCACTGCGTTTTCGACCGAGTTTTTTTCCGTTCACCGAACCCAGTGCCGAAGTCGATATTGCCTGTGTCATGTGCGGTGGGGCAGGATGCCGGGTCTGTAAACGAACAGGATGGCTGGAGATCCTGGGATCAGGACTTATCGACCCTGAAGTCCTTCAGATGGTCGGCTATGATCCTGATATCTACTCAGGCTTTGCCTTTGGTCTTGGAGTAGAACGTATTGCCATGCTCAAATACGGTATAGACGATATTCGACTGTACTACGAAAACGACCTCCGTTTTCTCCAGCAATTTTAGCCAAAAAGTACAGCGTTACCCTTGATTTCGGTGGACTGCTGTACCGAAAAACATGGAACCATAAATTCTGTTGAACGGTTTCTCTCCCCTGAGTGACCGTTTTTCTTTTTGAATAATTTGAAGCCACGAGTCTGTAAGCGTGACGGTTGCGGACGAACATCAGGTCGCCAAAACCTTTCACCCACACTCCACCGGCACCAAGTTACAAGGATACCATCATGAAATTCACCCTGAGCTGGCTCAACGAATACATATCTACCAAGGGGATGAGTGCTACTGAAATTGCCGACAACCTGACAATGCGCGGCCTGGAGGTGGACAGCGTTGAAGTACTGTTTACCGAGCTGGAGAGCATCACCACTGCACGTATTACCCAGGTTGTTAAGCATCCTGATGCGGATAAGCTCACCGTCTGCACAGTTGATACCGGTAATGAAACTGTCCAGGTTGTGTGTGGTGCACCAAATGTGAGACCAGACATGCTCACAGCCATTGCCAAACCCGGAGTCAGATTGCCGGATGGTACCAAGATCAAAAAATCCAAGGTACGAGGCGTTGTTTCTGCAGGTATGCTCTGTTCTGCCCGTGAATTAGGTCTCAGTGATGATCATCGAGGTCTGATTGAATTTCAAGAAGATATCCCCATCGGTCTGCCGATAGTGGATGCCCTTAACCTGCGTGATACGGTCATTGAAGTTGACCTGACACCCAACCGGCCGGACTGTGCCTGCGTTCGTGGAATCGCACGTGAAGTGAGCAGCTTTTGTGATGGTCCGCTTAAACCGCTTGTTCCGGCAGTTACTCCGTTAACCGGAACAGGTTTGGACTTTGCTATCCGTATTCAGGAGCCGACCTTATGTCCCAGATATAGTGCACGTAAACTGACAGATGTCGTGGTTGGCCCATCCCCAAAATGGCTTCAGCAACGGTTGACAGCCGTTGGTATGCGGCCGATCAACAATATTGTCGATGTCACCAACTACGTCATGCTTGAATGCGGGCAACCAATGCACGCCTTTGACTTTACCACCTTAAAAGGCCGGAAAATCATTGTCCGCCGTCCTGCTGCCGAAGAGACCCGCTTCACTACTCTGGATGGCAGCCAACGAGACATCACCTCGGACATGCTGATCATCTGTGACAGTGAACGACCGGTGGCTGTAGCCGGGGTCATGGGAGGTCTGGACACAGAAATTACTGCAACCACCACCACCATTCTCCTTGAATCAGCATGTTTTGACCCGGTTTCCATCCGCCAGACAGCCCGC
It includes:
- a CDS encoding NAD(P)/FAD-dependent oxidoreductase; the protein is MDTTEVLIVGGGPGGLACATLLAQHGVRVVLVERKSVIGPKVCAGGITCNGLLPHIPVELIERTFSQQHVSTLRQSAVITVKGPMVATVNRHRLGQWMADQAQRAGVTLLTGTRLLSLEEHHAGLEHLNGQRHRLQFEQLVGADGTNSLVRRFIGLPVDAMGVGIHCEVSGWYPQMEWHLDPDMFGPGYGWYFPHQRQYSVGVYADSRWIPARNLRQQLLGWLQQRRVQPDASTLRAGLVNYDYRGVRFGSVWLVGDAAGLASGLTGEGIYSAFLSGQEVARMILAADYTPKRLQMLVRKHGLHRRLLASVMARPRIGSLMMEVMIMLLRSKMIAFRHLEMAD
- the pepN gene encoding aminopeptidase N; translation: MIAQKKETFLKDYQPPAYLVDRVDLRIELDAQSTLVQSRLLCRPNQQTKKPLVLNGKRLEVVQVALNGSVLTRNRFTFTDGLLTIAHVPAEPFEVAVTTRINPAENTALEGLYLSSGNYCTQCEPEGFRTITCFPDRPDVMSVFTTTVIGDKTSCPVLLANGNLMASGDLDDGRHYATWHDPFPKPSYLFALVAGDLVRISDTFTTRSGRTVALHIYVEARNRDKCGHAMRSLKKAMRWDEEHFGREYDLDLYMIVAVDDFNMGAMENKGLNVFNSKYVLALPETATDADYEGIEAVIAHEYFHNWTGNRITCRDWFQLSLKEGLTVFRDQEFTADMSSRPVKRIEDVNIIRSLQFREDSGPMAHPVRPPSFVEINNFYTLTVYNKGAEVIRMLFTLLGAETFRQGMDIYFDRHDGQAVTCDDFVAAMETAWGKDLSQFKRWYSQAGTPELTVTGHYSAADQQFILEIEQSCPPTRESVVKEPFFMPIAIGLLDENGNALPVNTDAGTGTDTDTKMLILSEQRQQYFFPNITSKPTVSFLRNFSAPVKVHHAQSEEELHRLMTHDTDPFNRWEAGQTLSLRHILEQIANFQHQQPISIRHRLVRGLRDFLLDTDLDPAFTAMAVTLPTENWIGQQMTIIDPVAIFSVRQQFRAQIGLQLRDELLQRYHDLTGDIPYQYNAVEAARRTLRNTCLAYLLAPEIGGRLTPELLQLGTEQYQRSDNMTDSIAALGCVVNADAAAGAALLADFYTKWQHDPLVVDKWLALQAGCSLPGTLEHVKNLTGHASFSIKNPNKVRALIATFCATNHNQFHAADGHGYCFLGDQVIRLDPLNPQIAARMLTPLTQWRRYDPTRQQMMCEQLERIRRQPLVSDDVQEVVDRSLQK
- the thrS gene encoding threonine--tRNA ligase → MATIEVSLQGGKTKSFPSGTTVAAMLTDLASGKQRKQTVAVKANGTLLDLSTPVHSDLTLEPISIHTAEGLDILRHSTAHIMALAVKELFGNQVKVAIGPAIEDGFYYDFDREKPFSPDEFELIENKMTELAEARLPFVRQEMPKAGALDFFKQLDEPYKIEMLNEMDAETVSLYTHGQFVDLCRGPHVPDSSWIKTFKLLRVAGSYWRGDEKRQMLTRIYGTAFSDKKELQQYLTRLEEARKRDHRRLGKQLGLFTIQDQIGPGLILWQPRGALLRKLIEDYWKDEHYRNGYQLLYTPHIARQDLWKTSGHLDFYSENMYAAMEIDEVMYQLKPMNCPFHIGVYKAEPHSYREFPIRWCELGTVYRYERTGALHGLMRVRGFTQDDAHIFCRPDQLEEEIFNIIDLNLHILKTFGFEDYDIYLSTRPEKYVGSEAHWDLSTQALKQALEKKDLNYELDPGEGVFYGPKIDIKIKDQLGRSWQCSTIQVDFNLPERFQMTYTGQDGNDHQPIMIHRALMGSLERFIGVLIEHYAGAFPLWMAPEQARILNITDEQSAYCEQVFAQLRSRGIRIDKDLRNEKLNYKIREAQLMKVPYMLIVGEREKNEGTITVRHRSGQNLPAMTPEDFIDLVAEECKFNKNTN
- the infC gene encoding translation initiation factor IF-3, which produces MQKSASSTRTPTKFTGGTNIKKRGNRKFSPQQDLKIKVNHDIDYREVRLIDADGTQRGIVRAEEALAIAQEQGLDLVEVSDKADPPVCRIMNYDKFRYELKKKQQEAKKKQTVIETREIKFRPKTEEHDLSFKIRKIKEFLAQKNKVKITMRFRGREIIYAQTIGLEALTKIADTLREDGVILQEPKMEGRQLVMFVGPKS
- the rpmI gene encoding 50S ribosomal protein L35 → MPKMKTNRGAAKRFRTTGGGRIRRSKAYSSHILTKKSTKRKRNLRKTTLVAEVDQRAVRRMCPYL
- the rplT gene encoding 50S ribosomal protein L20 produces the protein MPRVTRGFKARRRRNKILKLAKGFRGGRHRLFRTATEAVDRALCYAYRDRRVKKREFRQLWITRINAAAQQNGTSYSRLIGAMTKNSIELDRKVLSNLAIVDPNAFTAVVRTAGQLH
- the pheS gene encoding phenylalanine--tRNA ligase subunit alpha — translated: MEQELNRLRLEAEQALTQVTDREQLENFRVTYLGRKGGAITLLLRQLGAVAPEDRPRLGQLANEVKLQIEAKFHDKKQELHSERVEDLTGTIDHSLPGRYLPFGKLHPVTQVMDEICSIFEGLGFAVAEGPDVETDHYNFEALNIPKHHPARDMHDTFYVADSILLRTHTSPMQARIMEQQDPPLRYIAPGKVYRRDSDITHTPMFHQVEGFLVDQNVSFADLKGVLTSFTHKMFEQELALRFRPSFFPFTEPSAEVDIACVMCGGAGCRVCKRTGWLEILGSGLIDPEVLQMVGYDPDIYSGFAFGLGVERIAMLKYGIDDIRLYYENDLRFLQQF